The genomic stretch ACATTAATTATCACCATGCATCATGAAATAAATTCTCAAGCGCCAATCATTATAAACGTAAATTTGTGCTTATCATACGAGATAGTATatatcttagattatttatacgtctagatagaccgtGACAGCTGTGCAAACGTCGAAAAAGTTGAGGTTaatagttaacctctattttgagcaatgcacgtatACTAACACCAAAGtggcatacaaatcgcgagtgtaagatgtagcttgtcacacacactaaagtaattaacCTGGTTTGTTTTCATGTATGGTTATCtggcaagagactatctagacctataaatttaaatattaagacaTCTATTACACAACAATAGTTAAGTGTTGCCAGACGTCATGCGGTTTCGTAGCGCTATACTTTGGCgaaaaaacagcaaaatatgGTGTGTTATTTTACCACACCCAATCTAGCACGATCtcagacaaaataaaaaaagttaagatTAAGAAGGAACCCTACGAACAGCGAAGTGAGACAGGTTCTCTAAACATGTGTTGAGTGGGTCGGTATTGCCATGATTGAAATTACcctacaatttaaaaaataacgtaACAATTTTGATAACTCAAATAGGATTCCTACTTAAGGTGTCAGTAAAATACTAATAGTACTAAGGATATAGAAAAAACGTTTTAGAAATAAAATGACttgttatttaattcaaaaaatttCAAACTGAGAAcatcctctttttttgaagttggttcaCAAGCACGGATAAAATTCCTGAGAAACTGGGAACGTTGTCAGATTACCCAATAATTAGATAAAACTAAAATGGTAATCCTTGTTGTTTTCGAAGCATTTCCAAGTAATTAAACCTGAGgtaatttttacgtctagatagattctcttactgtttcacaacaagccaggtttattactttagagtTTAGTGTGTATGACAGCTACACCTTACAAAGTCAATCTAGGCGTTTAAATTATGTATGTCGCGTGTTTAGTGATCCCATCCTACTTTTTATCTCTTGAAGTTTGTTTCATACTCCTTCGCACAACACAATTCCGCATTTTCACTCTAAAATGCATTTGCTCCACGCGCCGCGATATTTTGCCAAGTCAAAGCAGAGTTCTATTTTTATTACGTGCAATAGCACGTGAGTGAGTGTGGTTGTCTGTGTACACAGCGAGACGTAGTTTCAACGACCTCACTTATCTGTTCACAGAGTTCCGTTCTTTACATATaccatactagctgacccagcaaacgttgtatttccacataaagtaataaaaaaaaaaatagttaaaatttttggggtataaaaataccGATTCTCAGTACTAAAattatctgtggatggaatagaataatattgaaatcgcgatacaaaaataggtttcgatcgtagacgggtgaaattTGAAGTTGCATATATTTTGAATGATGAATCAAtagtcaaaaaaagtaatttattgttTAGGGGttagaaaaatagatgttggccgattcccAGACCTCCCCGAtttacacacaaataaaaaaagtttcggaggagtttagtaacaaacaccgggacacgagaattttatatagaagaagatgcagcgtgtttcggagaaagtAAAGGTtaagtatatgatatgttggtgattacttatccataacctacattttttgacttagaaatatctatcaatccaaaactggagcggtctcgactggtgaagtctacgctccgacctgaaactttcaactcgaataGCTATTTCACGATTAGCTTCTGTGACATAACGTAAATAAATTGTgcaattataatgaaaatcatagcagagtaaaaaatatattttacggaAGTATGTATCACCGGTATCTAAAACTTAagcatatttgtttttattaaaaaaactatgataCTTCCATGAGAAGTAAAAACTACCTTATGTCTATTGTTTCAAagactaaattaaaaaagaccTTGCTGACTTGACTAGTCCTCAAGTATTGAGTGGTTCATTTATACATGGAAAACTTTCAACGCAATTAAACAATAAGATTCATGTTGTAAGCCTGTTTTGATATTGGCAATCAAGAACTCATAATATTTGTATCGAAAAGAAAGCCTAGGAAATAATGAATtagtctttatatattttttgcgtttacaatttacatacaGAGGCGTTAGTGCGCTGTCCTTAACTACCAACCCACACAAAAGGTAAGGGTGCTTGCAGATTTGCTCGAATTGATTGATCTTCAGACAATAggcgaaatatttttttatctatcaATGAATCAATATGTGaaaatattttggaattgtGGTATCTATCCAATCTATCATCAAAGTCTATTATGAtcgaattatattatttatatttggtcGACAATCAACCAAGGTCAATCTTTAAGCTAAGTCTGACATAACCATAactaaagttaatttttttaaagttcggTAGGCTTTAATTGATCAACAAAACAACAGGTATGTGTATTTATCGACAGAACGATAGCAAGAAAATCGAGCAAATCTACTGGCACCTTAACGCGAAGAAGATTTGCAGTTCGTGTCCAATAAAACCGAAGGGAGTTCAAGTTAATCAAGACATAAATAGCAAAAATACAATCTCCCTGTTCGATATACTATAGGTACTCTCATTCGTGAATGGGTATCTGACACAAGGAAGTTAAGCGAGGCAGATTTTACATTTTAGGCAATACTATTGGGCGAAATTGCATGTTTTTACAGCGACATAACGATGGGCCagaaaagtcttcgaatggcgaccacgtacctgaagacgtagtgttggtaggccccccataagatggaccgaagatctagtcaagatcgacggaatacgttggatgagggcagcgcaggaccgatggtcgtggagatctttgggggaaggcctttgtgtgccagtggacgtcttccggcttatgATGATCACTTATTACTACTCCGGCAAGATTCTTCATCTAGGCAGCTTCAGGTGAGAGTTGTGTAGGAGTGCAGGTCCACCGTGATGGACCGGACGGGATCCCGAGACGGAGGCGCGGCGGCGGAGCGCGCTCCGAACTGCATGTGGTTACGAGAGAGAGCGAAGAACCGCCGTGGCCGAAGAGTGGGTTTCTCTGCGTCAAatctaaaaacattaatataatttaagaaaCATAGTTAAATTCCAACGTTTTTGTTATTATAGAACAATCGGAAGAATCTCTAAAGAGCTGAATCGCAACTCGTGATGCATTTACAAATGTACTTTAACCACTCCGGTTATTCACACACTTCACACTCCGGTTTAACATTTGTAAATGCAGAGATAAACAGAGATAATTTTCTTATCTAATTTGGTttcgctttttaaaaaaaacaatactttgTACATTGGACATGtaaaaggaaaatatattatatggacagaGATTGTGTGTATAGAGTTATAAACGCGAGAGAACGCCTGCCGTCTGTATAGAGGGCAAGCCGCCACCCTGAGACCTCAAGTCCAGACGGACACCAAACAATACCAATTAAATATCATGTATGGTACGATCCAACTAATGTTTTAACCTATCCATAACCCTTTCCCAAAGActcaattttttatggaatacgaggacaaacgagcctacgggtcacctgatgttaaatgatcaccgccgcccacattctcttgcagcgttgccggcctttaaggaaggtgaacgcgctttttttgaaggtacccgtgtcgtatcgtcccggaaacaccgcaaaaggaagctcattccacagctttgtagtacgtggaagaaagcaccttgaaaactgcactgtggaggatctaCTTCGAATCGGAggacacatccaaatggtggggatgatatcctaactggtggcgtgtcgcgcgaaggtggaattcggcggcaggaatcaggataaacagctcttcggaacactccccgtgataaatgcggtagaagacacagaaTTTAATTGTAAGCTTATCGCAATGTCATAGAAGTATTTGAATAAAAGTCAAcgttattattaagtaaagtggtaactttattaattaacatGGAACCTGTtgctatgtttattttatgatagaggaggacaaacgtgcgtcACCGAGTCGCGAGATCATCTGATGTTTAGTGATcgccgtcgcccacattctcggAAAGGAATTTAGGAAGATTGGTCGGTTGGCGATTGTATTTGTTTTACGAATATTGGCGAAACGacgattattatgattatttcggtttaatagttattttaaaatactgcGAAACAGACACTAACATCTAATTACCAAAAGAGATACTCTCGTACAGTGGTAATTTCGTTTTTGGCCACATTTCTGTTGCAATTTTTAAGGCTACCTTTTATCAAGATACATGATCGAAGATTTACATACCGTCGACTGCCTGCTCAACTAAGAGTTCATAAACTCTCTTATttataaacgcaatgtaaagttactccaagcaTAAAATTACTTCTCTCTGTCATGTAagtctgtagtgacaaaggtaagataaagacaaaaacatTTGAACTTggataactttacttcgcgtttattaataacacagatagGATTTTAACCGTGTTCTAACGCGCACGGGTCTACAATCATCTGAGTTTTAAGGTATTAGTGTAAGGTAGAaaatggggcgatgtatatgcttttacaacaagatcctagaaaatgttcaaaacaaaagtattacgttattcaaaagaactgttaaaaaacgtttgtgtggtaaatgttactatagcataaatgactttcttaatgataccacagattgggaatgcagcgaccgccctcaggctattaaataatatgtttttattatacaatattactttgtaaacatatttttcatgaaaaacaagcccgctgagttttttgcgctcATTGTTAATTAAATAGTTTGAATATTACCTCCAACCGATGTGCACCATGCAACAGCGGCACACCATGATGGTCCACTTGTAGCCTGGGAACCAGCTGAACTCGGCCGAGGGTGGTCCACTGGTCTCCAAGTTGTCAGCCGTGCGTACCGTCAGTATATCGTGCATGTACCCAACTGATGAGCAATATTACATCTTAATATctccatttaaaaatatttcgcgTTTTTCTTACCCAGATTGTAAAATAgagcaacttttttttttttaataaaatcaaggCCTTCTATAGACAGTTCAAGGCCATCTGTTTTATTTAGGTTTGTTCAATAACTAATTACCAGTGTTATGGTCAGACCATTTTCACACATATGGTATAGGTAGTTTTTAATATATGAAAAAAGTATAGGAACATTAATATCTCACGTAGGACCTTTAAATTTCTAtacgtaaaattaaaaaaaaaaatcttaatttcgGAGGAGAAAACAGGGGCAAAAAGGAAGATCTAACGTGAGAGGAGGAGAGGGAGGTATAGATTAAtatattagatcatttatacacatagacagactatgacagctgtgaaaacgtcgaaaaaactgAGTTttgaattaacctctattttgagcaattcacggaCACTTTACCTACATTCCTGGCCTGTTaatatcggttgtctaacagcaagagaatctatctaggcgtataaattatttaagattaatatAGCAGAACTCGACAGCAATACTTTCACCAAATACCAATTTTTCAGTTAAACCGACTATCAACGATATACTCATGCAAGAAattctatataattattatagccggcatcctgtgcaaagattCCTCTGCACAAGATTCCGGCTAGAcagtgggtaccacaacggcgcctatttctgctgtgaagcagtaatatgtaaacattattgtgtttcgctctgtggggcgccgttgctagtgaaattactgggcaaatgagacttaacatcttatctcaaggtgacgagcgcatttatagtgccgcttagaatatttgggtttttttcaagaatcctgagcggcactgcattgtaataggcaacgcgtatcagttaccatcaactgttgaacgtcctgctcgtcgcgtcccttattttcataaaaataataataataaatatagcgGTCGAAGATTATTATAGTGTAATTTCTGGCATGTTCCAtgtttcggctttgtttttatacgacatgatttgtctatatgtatagaatgtcattggtaAGTGATTGCCTGTTACCTAAGTTGGTATAGTTGGAGTGAGGTCCCTCGCTGGACATTGAGAACACGTCCTCCCACTTGGCGACCACCGTGGTGCACGCCGAGCAGAACATTACACTCAGCTggaaatatttacattacaattaacatcaaattcaaattcacatGTAATTCAAACAGgataaaaatcacttattgaacgttactactaccacccattcgaaatagtgtgTCTGACGCACAGcatcaccaaagaaaacgttgatgctgtgcgtaagctgattgaggaatatcgtcatgtgacataccgcgaaattcaggcaactttagacattggcacgagtcaaatacaaataatcttgcatgaacaattaggtgtacaaaagttgttttcccggtggataccgcatttgctctcgGCTCGcattacttggtgcgtcagaactctccaAAGATTCcacacgcaggatcctcaaatgctgtatacaacatcgtatcaggtgacgaatcctagaaatacgcgtacgaacccgaaacaaaagaccagtcacgagtttgggtgttcggaAATCAGTTAgtcaacaaaaattgttcgttcacggagtgttgcaaaaaaaatggtggccacgtttgtctccaaaaccggccatgttgcgactattcctcttgagggacaaagaacggttaatacagaatggtatgctagcatttgtttgccacaggtcgtttctgaactccgtaaagagaactgcaaccgccgcatcatcctccatcacaacaatgcgagttctcacaccgcgcacagaacgaaagagtttttagagcaagaaaacatagaattattagaccatccgccgtacagccccgacctaagccctaatgatttctacaCTTTCCCTAAGATAAAGAAtgaattgcgtggtcagagattttcatcacctgaagaagctgtggacgcctacagaACGGCCGTATTGGagacttccgaatggaatggttgcttcaatgattggttccatcgtatggaaaaatgtgtcaaatttggCGGataatacttcgaaaagcaataaatacatttttaaatagtaatgttgtgtcacttccttgattcccgaaattttcagtgccgccctcgtaccATTGACGTACAATGAACAAGTAGACTCACAAATACGCTCAAAAAttatctgaagcaaaactctgcgtAGGCAGAGATTTCGTGTGCTTCGACAGCGCTTTTTAAaaccagtattttatttattactagctgacccagcaaacgttgtattgccgatattaaaatcgcgatacaaaagtaactgttgatcatagatgggtgaaaatttgaagttgttcgtgtttttttaatgctgactcataatcaaacaaatttaaaaaaaaatgtcaataaaattaaaaaaaaatggcgtggaccactCTTATCATgatggatgaaaaatagatgttgtccgattctcagacctacccaatatgcactcaaaatttcatgagaatcggtcaagccgtttcgaaggagtttaactacaaacaccgcgacatgataattttatatattagagatgtACATAAcgacatctgtcgggtcagcttgttatattataagtacCCGGCCCATCAGCCTGATCGCCATGTGCAGCCGCAAGAGGGCGTCATCCACGATGAAGAGTGCGAGACGCTCCCGCGGTGACAGCGCCAGGTTGGAAGCCACCCAGAAAGACAACGCCACCGGGCTGTCCGGGATATCTGCTGTTGGGAATCAACATAATCAGGCAACACatgcaaacataaataaaataaaaaagtgtgtgtgtgcttAGTAcgtacgcaagaagttattcttctttggattaataagacaaaaatattttaaaaaattattcctcgtactattttacgtttgtagaaaaaaaatgtaataaagaaagtataaatatatacaaatatatatatagataaatacaaCCAATAAAATAGTACATTACGCACTTGTAGCGCAAAGTAGGTTGTTCCCGCACGAGGGTAGCGAGTGCAGGATGACCTTCATGTGCAtgagtatcgtatactatttttcctataaagttgcgcaaagttcgaccaccataattatttttaaacattcccgcacgctcaccACATTCTCGCAAgctcagctacattcccgcacgctcagctacattcccgcacgctcagctacaCTCCCGCACGCTCgtgtcaacgtgtgggaaagtggtactttgcgaacgcaaatgctcgcgtaaaatcgaactttgcgcacgataataggaaaaatattatattattgcataactaagttaaataacgtgtaattaaattatttttatacacttgacgagaaattatttttttaattttaaaacttgtatatttattgaaattatgtattgaaatttaaataattctcgtcgattggttgtggttcagtagatatATGGGTCGGGTCGCAAGAGGCTtagtagctgaagtatgatagaGATGGTCTTGTTGACCAGCTAAAGTCAAAGTCCAATTAACTTTATTCGAtgaggcttaaattaagcggtttcgaatcgtcactataaatttatttttttaaattactgaatctaacTTATGTTCGGAAAAACTTGAGCTCCTTAGAAGAATATACAAGTAACTccacggccactcttttcaatcaaatagagtatttcaatggctgtaatatacaaaacaaattagtttgtaaggtactgtatccaatatatgaatcgtgtttaaataatataacttatatatttatttatatatactctattaattttttatattatatagtctaTTTATTATCTAATTTAGAAGTCGGTCTTTTtcaacgtagttttttttatggtatttaaaataatatcctAAATTCATGTGCATATGAACAACAATTTGGTTCCCATACTAAGAAATTTTCAGGGCTCTTCAACTTGTAACTATTCCGTGCTGCACCAAATGCCTCTTTATCACCTGAATATGTGACGTAACAGGGCGGTTTCGAAGGAACTTCTTTCAAGTACAACCACATATGCTTGCTTCGCGCCACAACATACACATGGTGTGTGAAGCGTGCTAAAAGCGTGCACACTCACAAAAAAGGCAATTAACGCTCGGGTGATTTCTTTGGTATTGAAAGATAATCGAAAGAAGTTTGTTTGACTTCCAAATACTTAAGGGAAGTCTTACCTTTAGTAATAGATCTGAAGAACTCGCATATGGTGTGTCTCATGCGGCGGAAGTCGAATATATCATACACGAAGAGAGGCCACGAGGTCATCAGTGCGTCCATCTTGCGCAGTTGGCAGCTATTGCTGAAACCACAGAATTGAGAGTACAAATGTACGGAAGTTTCACACAGTTACATATTTTGAAGAAATAGCTACTTCAGCTGCCCGCTAATACGAAATATTTTGAATCATGCTTAGCTTGTAACTGCGTTGgactaataatacatttataatgtgCGTGGATCAATCTGACAAGGCCAAAATTACTTTACGATTCCCACGATCACAGAAGAAAGAattattacctatatattttgCCTAATAGTAATAGGCACTTTAggcatatttattttctatttttggttgaattttatataaagcgtgttctttagttttttttttaaactattttttatttttcatttttagttaatttttttagattgaatgaagggattttaatatcataataaaaacattttagttatattgaatgatcacttaattcagctagcccgagattcccgaactagctcttataataattagctcagttaaatcacgcattaataatttatgatggaaatataaattcaccgccatctattcgcttctaaactttaattttgtggaactgtcttgacatgtcgcgcgtttcctttgtagtttacaataaattactagatggcgcttattagtgatttatttatttaaaaattatataaattaacaaaaatcatattttgcaattgaaaaattgaataattttatcaaattagtgtaatgtcatcgatcctcgataaatctacaaagtttaaacgaaatctagccgtttaaagtgggtcaaaatcgcgcccaaaggattctgttacaaacatacaagtgaagctaatataaagcgtgtttgtacataaaaatctataatcacatcccaaaaataataagagaggtatcgtcaaataggaatttctcatctaaattgaaaatatacctaagTAAAAACTGTTTATCTTCATTAGACAAATATGTTCAATTAAAAATTgtccaatttttttataatataatatagataataataaataatactgctaataataataaaaatattataatatattagttaaatttaagttaaattaaattgatattattgttactaatgatttagtaatgtattttgtaaaaactTTTGATTTTGACTCCATGTTTAGGCTTGgatcaaataaaaatgaaaagaatatattatatagcctaAAACTTGAATAAAAGCGGCCCGCCCGTTGCATTGAGCATAGGTATCTAGTTCGGAAATTCTGCGCGTCCGTAAGTATGTTTTCGTATCTAAAGCGCGGAGTAACATACGCCTGCACAATACACACATAAGTATTacaatcatttttattaatatcaagggaggaaaatgaaaataagaaagTAAAAATAGCTGCCCATGTTAAACGCGATGCTAGAGGTCAAACGAGTTTCTGGCCTTTGAGTATGAAGAGTGCACTAAGCTTGAGGGTTTCTAAagacagtatttatttttttacgtaataggaggacaaacgagcgtacgagtcacctggttttaagtgatcaccgccgcccacattctcttgcaacaccagaggaatcacaagagcgttgccggcctttaaggaggctttttttttaaggtacccatgtcgtatcgtcccggtaacaccgcacaaggaagctcattccacagctttgtagtacgtggaagaaaactccttgaaaaccgcactgtggaggaccgccacacatccagatggtggggatgatatcctaatttgtggcgtgtcgtgcgagggtGAAATAATGATTATGATATGAAATACATATGAAATATGATAATTATTGAAGTCTGATGAagtatgaaatgaaattttataattataataatttgtacacTATAGTACGCCTtggaatataaatattaatttcatttacaCAACATAAATAGACATTTGTGTTACACCGACTAGGTGGCTACCACAGTGGTGTCTTTGTGTGTTAAATACTagtgtgtaatcattattgtgtttccaaCAActacgtgcgcgaccgtcccacggggtgacagacggtggCGGGACGGGGTACTAAGATATCAGCGGGTATCAGATGGTGCCCTAACTCGATAC from Leptidea sinapis chromosome 22, ilLepSina1.1, whole genome shotgun sequence encodes the following:
- the LOC126970838 gene encoding protein cereblon isoform X2, encoding MSSEDEEYSSGAGDADENVPIEQTNEESDAEEHFDITLAASHSYMGAGLEAIKGRSVLEAGWTGKVPVIAHHGAVFPGETVPMLLTNSHDAAMVHETLRSDKLFGLLCPDETGNYVSGYGVLCEVFEARVLEDNIHPNNIVFKARAINRFRFLQMPRTPQSIHIYIRMRLLDVIVPAEVEHGEPLREIRLASLDRWRRDKDRNVNSCQLRKMDALMTSWPLFVYDIFDFRRMRHTICEFFRSITKDIPDSPVALSFWVASNLALSPRERLALFIVDDALLRLHMAIRLMGRLSVMFCSACTTVVAKWEDVFSMSSEGPHSNYTNLVGYMHDILTVRTADNLETSGPPSAEFSWFPGYKWTIMVCRCCMVHIGWRFDAEKPTLRPRRFFALSRNHMQFGARSAAAPPSRDPVRSITVDLHSYTTLT
- the LOC126970838 gene encoding protein cereblon isoform X3; protein product: MGAGLEAIKGRSVLEAGWTGKVPVIAHHGAVFPGETVPMLLTNSHDAAMVHETLRSDKLFGLLCPDETGNYVSGYGVLCEVFEARVLEDNIHPNNIVFKARAINRFRFLQMPRTPQSIHIYIRMRLLDVIVPAEVEHGEPLREIRLASLDRWRRDKDRNVNSCQLRKMDALMTSWPLFVYDIFDFRRMRHTICEFFRSITKADIPDSPVALSFWVASNLALSPRERLALFIVDDALLRLHMAIRLMGRLSVMFCSACTTVVAKWEDVFSMSSEGPHSNYTNLVGYMHDILTVRTADNLETSGPPSAEFSWFPGYKWTIMVCRCCMVHIGWRFDAEKPTLRPRRFFALSRNHMQFGARSAAAPPSRDPVRSITVDLHSYTTLT
- the LOC126970838 gene encoding protein cereblon isoform X1 — its product is MSSEDEEYSSGAGDADENVPIEQTNEESDAEEHFDITLAASHSYMGAGLEAIKGRSVLEAGWTGKVPVIAHHGAVFPGETVPMLLTNSHDAAMVHETLRSDKLFGLLCPDETGNYVSGYGVLCEVFEARVLEDNIHPNNIVFKARAINRFRFLQMPRTPQSIHIYIRMRLLDVIVPAEVEHGEPLREIRLASLDRWRRDKDRNVNSCQLRKMDALMTSWPLFVYDIFDFRRMRHTICEFFRSITKADIPDSPVALSFWVASNLALSPRERLALFIVDDALLRLHMAIRLMGRLSVMFCSACTTVVAKWEDVFSMSSEGPHSNYTNLVGYMHDILTVRTADNLETSGPPSAEFSWFPGYKWTIMVCRCCMVHIGWRFDAEKPTLRPRRFFALSRNHMQFGARSAAAPPSRDPVRSITVDLHSYTTLT